Proteins encoded together in one Cyanobium sp. WAJ14-Wanaka window:
- a CDS encoding MauE/DoxX family redox-associated membrane protein: MTSTTLQAIRLYRMDLPDHSCPWGLRAVRLLRERHIPFEDHRLTSAEEVEAFKLSHGVTTTPQIFSGSERVGGYSDLATRLGVRPEAAEISYAPVVAVFLTAGLMALVLAAGLGGFMGFAICLLAMLKLMDVEAFAASFRKYDLISQRWRPWGRLYPGIELLVGLGVLLQPEPAAVAQLVGIVAVPLGAMGMVSVGKAVFIDQLALNCACVGGNSKTPLGVVSFAENLIMTAMGLVMLTGG, from the coding sequence ATGACCTCCACCACTCTTCAAGCCATCCGCCTTTACCGGATGGACCTCCCAGACCACTCCTGCCCTTGGGGTTTACGGGCAGTGCGGCTGCTACGGGAACGGCATATTCCCTTCGAAGACCATCGCCTCACCAGCGCCGAGGAGGTGGAAGCCTTCAAGCTCTCCCATGGCGTGACCACTACGCCGCAAATCTTCTCGGGGAGTGAACGGGTCGGTGGCTACAGCGATCTCGCCACACGACTCGGCGTCCGGCCGGAAGCCGCTGAGATCTCTTACGCGCCAGTTGTAGCCGTGTTCCTTACCGCCGGCTTGATGGCCCTGGTGCTGGCAGCCGGGCTGGGCGGCTTCATGGGGTTCGCCATCTGCCTGCTAGCCATGCTCAAGCTGATGGATGTGGAGGCATTCGCCGCCAGCTTCCGTAAGTACGACCTGATCAGCCAGCGTTGGCGGCCCTGGGGCCGCCTCTACCCTGGGATTGAGCTGCTGGTGGGCCTCGGCGTGTTGCTTCAACCCGAGCCCGCCGCCGTTGCCCAGCTGGTGGGAATTGTGGCCGTTCCGCTCGGTGCCATGGGCATGGTTTCGGTGGGCAAGGCAGTGTTCATCGATCAGCTGGCGCTCAACTGCGCCTGCGTGGGCGGCAACTCCAAAACGCCCCTTGGCGTAGTGAGCTTTGCGGAGAACCTGATCATGACCGCCATGGGATTGGTGATGCTCACCGGTGGCTAA
- a CDS encoding DUF3721 domain-containing protein, translating to MNRFSLARRIALIPLALAAMPLASHAHPKGLHDTQQEAEQRAKELGCTGTHQNSGMWMPCSNEATLHQHLRHH from the coding sequence ATGAATCGCTTCTCGTTAGCCAGACGCATCGCCCTGATCCCCTTAGCTCTGGCAGCAATGCCGCTGGCCAGCCACGCCCACCCGAAGGGCCTTCATGACACCCAGCAGGAGGCCGAGCAACGGGCCAAGGAGCTTGGCTGCACGGGCACTCACCAGAACAGCGGCATGTGGATGCCCTGCAGCAACGAGGCAACCCTGCACCAGCATTTGCGTCACCACTAA
- a CDS encoding glycosyltransferase produces MTPFATPWLPWLALLWPLWLSRRPEASCPLWMRRSLLLLLVLLTLRYLHWRVSASLNLSTPLAAGLSVLLLLAEGWLLLSGLLPLVLAWRRFSDGRPEANAAQARWLAGGWRPAVDVLIPTCGEPLPVLERCLQACSQLSYPHRRLWLLDDAGRPELIALASRYGCHYHHRPQRLHAKAGNLNAGLALCDAELVAVFDADFVPQRQFLERTIGLLLDPQVALVQTPQHFLNADPIMRNLAMEAWLLPDEESFYRWIEPVRSAWDAVVCAGTSFLVRRSALDQIGGFVEQAISEDLVTGMVLASKGWRLRYLGEKLSAGLAAETMLDFVRQRQRWASGTLQALRLPQGPLRLRGLRLSQRLAYIEGALHWFNTVPRLLLLLMPLCIGLLDVSPVRYTGTALVELLLPLWIALLLSVGWLNRGSRHALLADLPGWALAVPLAATVLASLWGKVQPFRITPKHRVEGRGGIAPVLAVPLLVLLALNTLNLASILRHLVSGLGSSGDWLGLVWGGLTLVGLLVALRACWDPAASDPTPWLAIQMPALLQGELADGSPWSVTGVVRALSEAGAEWQGSEPLPAGAHSLKLELQLQLQQQASLPPLTLEGLELITGQSNLWQARWDRADQQAMVALVSWLYGRPDAWPERQAPPEWRSLAALLARLFKPAQPLGPGRRSLVIQKP; encoded by the coding sequence GTGACCCCCTTTGCCACGCCCTGGCTTCCCTGGCTGGCCCTGCTGTGGCCCCTGTGGCTGAGCCGACGGCCGGAGGCAAGTTGCCCCCTATGGATGCGCCGCAGCCTGCTGCTGCTGCTCGTCCTGCTGACCCTGCGCTACCTGCACTGGCGCGTAAGCGCGAGCCTCAACCTCAGCACCCCCCTGGCGGCAGGCCTAAGCGTGCTGCTGCTGCTGGCGGAAGGATGGTTGCTGCTCAGCGGCCTGCTGCCGTTGGTGCTGGCCTGGCGCCGCTTCAGCGATGGTCGCCCCGAGGCAAATGCGGCCCAAGCCCGCTGGCTGGCCGGCGGCTGGCGCCCCGCCGTAGACGTTTTGATACCCACCTGCGGTGAACCGCTACCGGTGCTGGAGCGCTGCCTGCAGGCCTGTAGCCAGTTGAGCTATCCCCATCGGCGCCTTTGGCTGCTCGACGACGCCGGCCGCCCCGAGTTGATCGCCCTGGCATCGCGCTACGGCTGCCACTATCACCACCGCCCCCAGCGGCTCCATGCCAAAGCCGGCAACCTCAACGCCGGCCTTGCCCTGTGCGACGCCGAACTGGTGGCGGTATTTGACGCGGATTTCGTGCCGCAGCGGCAGTTTCTTGAGCGCACGATCGGCCTGCTGCTCGATCCCCAGGTGGCCCTGGTGCAGACACCCCAGCACTTCCTCAATGCCGACCCAATAATGCGCAACCTGGCCATGGAGGCCTGGCTGCTGCCGGATGAGGAGAGCTTCTACCGCTGGATCGAACCGGTGCGCAGCGCCTGGGATGCGGTGGTGTGTGCCGGCACCAGCTTCCTAGTGCGCCGCTCAGCCCTTGATCAAATCGGCGGCTTTGTGGAGCAGGCCATCTCCGAAGACCTGGTGACCGGCATGGTGTTGGCCTCGAAGGGCTGGCGGCTGCGCTATCTGGGCGAAAAGCTCAGCGCCGGCTTGGCCGCTGAAACCATGCTTGATTTCGTCAGGCAGCGGCAGCGCTGGGCTTCCGGCACCCTGCAGGCGTTGCGGCTGCCCCAGGGCCCCCTGCGGCTGCGGGGTCTGCGGCTCAGCCAGCGACTGGCCTACATCGAAGGGGCCCTGCACTGGTTCAACACGGTGCCGCGCCTGTTGCTGCTGCTGATGCCCCTCTGCATCGGCCTGCTGGATGTGTCGCCCGTGCGTTACACGGGCACGGCGCTGGTGGAACTGCTGCTGCCGCTCTGGATCGCCCTGCTCCTCAGCGTGGGCTGGCTCAACCGGGGCAGCCGCCATGCCCTGCTGGCCGATCTGCCCGGCTGGGCCCTGGCGGTGCCCCTGGCCGCCACGGTGCTGGCCAGCCTCTGGGGGAAAGTGCAACCCTTCCGGATAACCCCCAAGCACCGGGTCGAGGGCCGCGGCGGCATCGCTCCGGTTTTGGCAGTGCCCCTTTTGGTGCTGCTTGCCCTCAACACCCTCAACCTGGCCTCGATCCTGCGCCACCTGGTTTCTGGATTAGGCAGTTCCGGTGACTGGCTGGGATTGGTGTGGGGCGGCCTGACCCTGGTGGGCCTGCTGGTGGCCCTAAGGGCCTGTTGGGATCCCGCCGCCAGTGATCCAACGCCCTGGCTGGCGATCCAGATGCCGGCGCTCCTGCAAGGCGAGCTGGCCGATGGCAGCCCCTGGTCTGTGACCGGGGTGGTGCGGGCCCTCAGCGAAGCGGGCGCCGAATGGCAGGGCAGTGAACCGCTGCCAGCGGGGGCCCATTCCCTAAAGCTGGAGCTCCAACTGCAGCTCCAGCAGCAGGCCAGCCTGCCGCCCCTAACTCTGGAGGGTCTGGAACTAATCACAGGCCAAAGCAACCTTTGGCAGGCCCGCTGGGACAGGGCCGATCAGCAGGCCATGGTTGCCCTGGTCAGCTGGCTCTACGGCCGGCCCGATGCCTGGCCAGAACGCCAGGCCCCACCTGAATGGCGCAGCCTGGCGGCCCTGCTTGCACGGCTGTTCAAACCAGCCCAGCCCCTCGGCCCCGGCCGCCGCAGCCTGGTGATCCAAAAGCCCTAG
- the dusB gene encoding tRNA dihydrouridine synthase DusB has protein sequence MIPSLPLPSGALLSGALLSGALQLPGNGTPRSLRCRVLQSPLAGVSDRIFRGLVRRWAPDALLFTEMVNATSLELGHGRQKVEELASEAGPIGVQLFDYRPQAMAEAARRAEAAGAFLIDINMGCPVKKIAKKGGGSGLIRDPDLATRIVAVVGAAVGIPVTVKTRLGWCGSDLDPVSWCRQLEDAGAQLLTLHGRTREQAFKGQADWEAIARVKAALAIPVIANGDINCPAAASRCLEITGADGVMVGRGTMGAPWLVGQIDAALGGRPVPPAPSPAERLALAAEQLGALVAAKGDHGLLIARKHMAWTCQGFSGAPQLRQELMRAATPAAALALLDQARAQLGFM, from the coding sequence ATGATCCCTTCCCTTCCACTGCCTTCCGGTGCGCTGCTTTCCGGTGCGCTGCTTTCCGGTGCGCTGCAGCTGCCTGGCAACGGCACACCCCGGAGCCTGCGCTGTCGGGTGCTGCAGTCGCCGCTGGCGGGGGTGAGTGATCGGATTTTTCGGGGCCTGGTGCGGCGCTGGGCCCCCGATGCCCTGCTGTTCACCGAGATGGTGAATGCCACCAGCCTGGAGCTGGGCCACGGCCGCCAAAAGGTGGAGGAGCTCGCAAGTGAAGCCGGCCCGATCGGGGTGCAGTTGTTTGATTACCGCCCCCAGGCGATGGCCGAAGCTGCCCGCCGGGCCGAGGCCGCCGGCGCCTTCCTGATCGACATCAACATGGGTTGCCCGGTGAAGAAGATCGCCAAAAAAGGGGGCGGCAGTGGCCTGATTCGGGATCCCGATTTGGCCACCCGCATCGTCGCCGTGGTGGGCGCGGCCGTGGGGATTCCGGTGACCGTCAAAACACGCCTGGGCTGGTGCGGCAGCGACCTCGACCCCGTCAGCTGGTGCCGCCAGCTCGAAGACGCCGGCGCCCAACTACTCACCCTGCACGGCCGCACCCGGGAGCAGGCCTTCAAGGGGCAGGCCGATTGGGAAGCGATTGCCCGGGTCAAGGCAGCCCTGGCCATTCCCGTAATCGCCAATGGCGACATCAACTGCCCCGCCGCTGCCAGCCGCTGCCTGGAGATCACCGGCGCCGATGGGGTGATGGTGGGCCGGGGCACCATGGGCGCCCCCTGGCTGGTGGGCCAGATCGATGCGGCCCTGGGCGGCAGGCCCGTGCCGCCCGCCCCCAGCCCGGCCGAGCGTCTGGCCTTGGCGGCCGAACAACTGGGGGCCCTGGTGGCAGCCAAGGGCGACCACGGCCTACTGATCGCCCGCAAACACATGGCCTGGACCTGCCAGGGCTTTAGCGGCGCCCCCCAACTGCGCCAGGAGCTGATGCGGGCAGCCACCCCGGCAGCGGCCCTAGCGTTGCTGGATCAAGCCAGGGCCCAGCTGGGATTCATGTGA
- a CDS encoding DUF1823 family protein produces the protein MPAAYPLSRALLEAVLADRTSDRFVCELIWPRLGYAPDGSGTWGAGPATEALWRESFPIEPQFIAQRPASVALTRSIPKQHKQLLKQQLGFAGYKIGGLYPRRTRRATAVNWLLAYLAERNEPLPATGLLPELLEPPANPVAGHPGDWPVA, from the coding sequence GTGCCTGCTGCCTACCCCCTGAGCCGTGCGCTGCTGGAGGCCGTATTGGCCGATCGCACCAGTGATCGCTTCGTGTGTGAGCTGATCTGGCCGCGCCTGGGATACGCGCCCGATGGCTCCGGCACCTGGGGCGCCGGCCCGGCTACGGAAGCCCTATGGCGGGAGTCCTTCCCGATTGAACCCCAGTTCATCGCCCAGCGGCCCGCCTCGGTGGCACTCACCCGCTCGATCCCGAAGCAGCACAAGCAGCTGCTCAAGCAGCAGCTGGGCTTTGCCGGCTACAAAATCGGTGGGCTCTACCCACGCCGCACCCGCCGGGCCACGGCGGTCAATTGGTTGTTGGCCTATCTGGCTGAGCGCAATGAGCCCCTGCCCGCAACCGGGCTCCTGCCGGAGCTGCTGGAGCCGCCGGCCAATCCCGTGGCCGGGCACCCGGGGGATTGGCCCGTGGCCTAG
- the der gene encoding ribosome biogenesis GTPase Der → MALPVVAIIGRPNVGKSTLVNRLCRSREAIVHDQPGVTRDRTYQEGYWGDRTFMVVDTGGLVFDDDSEFLPEIREQTNLALAEASVALVVVDGQQGLTAADEAIAEWLRGQGVPTLLGVNKCESPETGLAMAAEFWGLGLGEPFPISAIHGAGTGDLLDKVISYLPPTEEVETEAPIQLAIIGRPNVGKSSLLNAVSGENRAIVSPIRGTTRDTIDTTIEREGKTWKLLDTAGIRRRRSVNYGPEFFGINRSFKAIERSDVCVLVIDAIDGVTEQDQRLAGRIEEDGRACVVVVNKWDAIEKDSHTMPAMEKELRAKLYFLDWAPMLFTSALIGQRVQAIFPLALLAVEQHRRRVTTSVVNEVLTEALSWRSPPTSRGGRQGRLYYGTQVAVRPPSFTLFVNDPKLFGDTYRRYVERQIREGLGFEGTPIKLFWRGKQQRDAEKELARQQARR, encoded by the coding sequence TTGGCGCTTCCTGTTGTCGCCATCATTGGCCGCCCCAACGTGGGCAAATCGACCTTGGTCAACCGGCTGTGCCGGAGCCGGGAGGCGATCGTGCACGACCAGCCGGGCGTGACCCGTGATCGCACCTACCAGGAGGGTTACTGGGGCGATCGCACCTTCATGGTGGTCGACACGGGCGGCTTGGTCTTCGACGACGACAGTGAATTCCTGCCCGAGATCCGCGAACAGACCAACCTGGCCCTGGCGGAAGCCTCCGTGGCCCTGGTGGTTGTGGATGGCCAGCAGGGCCTGACCGCCGCCGATGAGGCGATTGCCGAATGGCTGCGGGGCCAGGGGGTGCCCACCCTGTTGGGTGTCAATAAATGCGAATCGCCGGAGACCGGCCTGGCGATGGCGGCGGAGTTTTGGGGCCTGGGGCTGGGGGAACCCTTTCCGATCTCGGCGATCCACGGTGCCGGCACCGGCGACCTACTCGACAAGGTGATCAGCTATCTGCCTCCCACCGAGGAGGTGGAGACAGAGGCGCCGATTCAGCTGGCGATCATTGGCCGCCCAAATGTGGGTAAATCCAGCCTGCTGAATGCGGTGTCCGGTGAAAACCGGGCGATCGTGAGCCCGATCCGCGGCACCACCCGCGACACGATCGATACCACGATCGAACGGGAGGGCAAGACCTGGAAACTGCTCGACACAGCCGGTATTCGTAGGCGCCGTTCGGTCAACTACGGCCCGGAATTTTTCGGCATCAACCGCAGCTTTAAGGCGATTGAGCGCAGTGATGTCTGCGTGCTCGTGATCGATGCCATCGATGGCGTTACCGAGCAGGACCAACGCCTCGCGGGCCGCATTGAAGAGGACGGCCGCGCCTGCGTGGTGGTGGTCAATAAGTGGGATGCCATCGAAAAGGACAGCCACACCATGCCGGCGATGGAAAAGGAGCTGCGCGCCAAGCTCTATTTCCTGGATTGGGCGCCGATGTTGTTTACCTCGGCCCTCATTGGCCAGCGGGTGCAGGCGATTTTCCCCCTCGCCCTGTTGGCGGTCGAGCAGCACCGTCGCCGGGTCACCACTTCGGTGGTGAATGAGGTGCTCACCGAGGCCCTCAGTTGGCGTTCTCCCCCCACCAGCCGCGGCGGTCGCCAGGGCCGTTTGTATTACGGCACCCAGGTGGCGGTGCGGCCCCCCAGCTTCACCCTGTTTGTCAATGATCCGAAGTTGTTTGGCGACACCTATCGCCGCTATGTGGAGCGTCAGATACGCGAGGGTTTGGGTTTTGAAGGCACGCCAATCAAACTGTTCTGGCGCGGCAAGCAGCAGCGCGATGCCGAGAAGGAACTGGCCCGGCAACAAGCCCGGCGCTGA
- a CDS encoding CbiQ family ECF transporter T component, which produces MDWLRQLPIGQFVAEEQPGRRSSWLRSLDPRLKLGWTLAFLITPILAGPIWRISLVGVLLLITAVSGLPWRLWRRSLPALVALAVLVGLLAAVLPEGAIAAAPLQRPPQELRLAPGSPLSPAPERAGERWEILRLGPVSINRRSAKLGLNGATLLFTLVHSANLLLISTPAEELVWSISWLLAPLGRWGWPVERLGFTLLLALRFLPLVQEELQNLLRSLATRAVNFKRLGWRAGLGLLLALGERLLANLLLRAEQGAEALLARGGRWAPPDQLHQMAPAHPWLNRWAGAGLAGLLLLRCKVGGF; this is translated from the coding sequence ATGGATTGGTTGCGGCAGCTGCCGATCGGCCAATTTGTGGCCGAGGAGCAGCCAGGTCGGCGCAGTAGTTGGCTGCGGAGCTTGGATCCCCGGCTCAAGCTCGGTTGGACCCTGGCCTTCCTGATTACCCCAATTCTGGCGGGGCCGATCTGGCGCATTTCCCTTGTTGGGGTGCTGCTGTTGATCACCGCCGTCAGCGGTTTGCCCTGGCGGCTGTGGCGCCGCAGTTTGCCCGCCCTGGTGGCTCTGGCGGTGCTGGTGGGTTTGCTGGCGGCGGTGCTGCCGGAGGGTGCCATCGCCGCTGCCCCCCTGCAGCGTCCGCCCCAGGAGCTGCGCTTGGCGCCGGGATCACCCCTTAGCCCTGCCCCCGAGCGGGCTGGCGAGCGCTGGGAAATCCTCCGCCTCGGCCCCGTTTCAATCAACCGCCGCTCGGCCAAGCTCGGTCTCAATGGCGCCACCCTGCTGTTCACGCTGGTGCACAGCGCCAACCTGCTGCTAATCAGCACCCCAGCCGAGGAGTTGGTGTGGTCGATCAGCTGGCTGCTGGCGCCCCTGGGGCGCTGGGGTTGGCCGGTGGAGCGCCTCGGTTTCACCTTGCTATTGGCCCTGCGCTTTTTGCCGCTGGTGCAGGAAGAACTGCAAAACCTGTTGCGATCCCTGGCTACCCGGGCGGTCAATTTCAAGCGTTTGGGCTGGCGTGCAGGCTTGGGTTTGCTCTTGGCCCTGGGCGAACGTTTGCTGGCCAACCTGCTGCTGCGGGCTGAACAGGGGGCAGAGGCCCTGCTCGCCAGGGGTGGACGCTGGGCGCCCCCTGACCAGTTGCATCAAATGGCCCCTGCCCACCCTTGGCTGAATCGCTGGGCCGGGGCGGGCCTGGCCGGTTTGCTGCTGCTGCGCTGCAAAGTCGGTGGTTTTTAA
- a CDS encoding PipX family protein: MSKERYLNHPTFGMLYQVAPLLEGRELYATLYAQRIFFVVTLQPKGASFEVVPLMDARQLAEQNLGRVRRESTEVMAFWRKLFDQTFI; encoded by the coding sequence GTGAGTAAAGAGAGATACCTCAACCATCCCACCTTTGGGATGCTCTACCAGGTGGCGCCGCTGCTGGAGGGCAGAGAGCTCTACGCCACCCTCTATGCCCAGCGCATCTTCTTTGTGGTCACCCTCCAGCCCAAGGGGGCCAGTTTCGAGGTGGTGCCATTGATGGATGCTCGCCAATTAGCCGAACAAAATTTGGGGCGTGTCCGGAGGGAAAGCACGGAGGTAATGGCCTTTTGGCGCAAATTGTTTGACCAGACCTTTATCTAA
- a CDS encoding YggS family pyridoxal phosphate-dependent enzyme, giving the protein MTGTLAERFAALGQALPAGSHLLAVSKGHPAELVRQLASLGQRSFGESRVQEAIAKQAELADLPPLDWHFIGRLQANKARQVLRHFGTIHSVDSLELAQRLARIAAEEGLSPRVFFQLKFQADPDKTGWEPDHFLRDWPQLQLLAPLQAVGLMTILPFGLTLAERKVLFDRCAAFGTRFGLPELSMGMSGDWPEAAAAGSTWLRIGSGLFGSRNNISA; this is encoded by the coding sequence ATGACGGGCACCCTGGCGGAGCGCTTTGCTGCCCTTGGCCAGGCCCTGCCGGCCGGCAGCCATTTGCTGGCGGTGAGTAAGGGCCATCCCGCCGAGCTGGTCAGGCAGCTGGCCTCCCTGGGCCAGCGCAGCTTTGGCGAGAGCCGGGTCCAGGAAGCCATCGCCAAGCAGGCGGAACTGGCGGATCTGCCGCCCTTGGATTGGCATTTCATTGGTCGCCTGCAGGCCAACAAAGCCCGCCAGGTGCTGCGCCATTTCGGCACAATTCACTCGGTTGACAGCCTGGAATTGGCCCAGCGGCTGGCCCGCATTGCAGCGGAGGAGGGCCTTAGCCCCAGGGTATTTTTTCAGCTCAAATTCCAGGCCGATCCCGATAAAACTGGCTGGGAGCCCGATCATTTTTTGCGGGATTGGCCCCAGTTGCAACTGCTCGCACCCCTGCAGGCGGTGGGCTTAATGACGATCCTTCCCTTCGGGCTAACCCTGGCCGAACGAAAAGTGCTCTTCGATCGATGTGCCGCTTTTGGCACAAGGTTTGGGTTGCCAGAACTCTCGATGGGCATGAGTGGAGATTGGCCTGAGGCCGCGGCGGCTGGCAGCACCTGGCTGCGAATTGGCAGTGGCCTATTTGGTTCCCGCAACAATATTTCTGCTTAA
- a CDS encoding cell division protein SepF, whose amino-acid sequence MSLFSRLRAVVSGDDYLDGDYDDELDYDGGEFDEPAPTPRSNSLALTSDFGATDPFLGTNVIGMPGLSNATAEVSLMEPRSFDEMPKAIQALRDRKTVILNLTMMEPDQAQRAVDFVAGGTFAIDGHQERVGESIFLFAPSCVTVTTASSDEASSPTIVSREINEPAEAAPSPAWGRQDTAI is encoded by the coding sequence GTGTCGTTGTTTTCTCGTCTGCGTGCCGTTGTCTCTGGGGATGACTACCTCGATGGCGACTACGATGATGAGCTCGATTACGACGGCGGAGAGTTCGATGAACCCGCCCCCACGCCCCGCTCTAATTCCCTGGCTTTGACCTCTGATTTCGGCGCCACCGATCCTTTCCTGGGCACCAATGTGATTGGCATGCCGGGCCTATCAAATGCCACCGCTGAGGTGTCCCTGATGGAGCCCCGCAGTTTTGATGAAATGCCGAAGGCCATCCAGGCCCTGCGCGATCGCAAAACGGTGATTCTCAACCTGACGATGATGGAGCCGGACCAGGCCCAGCGGGCCGTGGACTTCGTGGCCGGCGGCACCTTTGCGATCGATGGCCACCAGGAGCGGGTTGGCGAAAGTATTTTCCTGTTCGCACCAAGCTGCGTCACCGTCACCACCGCATCCAGCGATGAGGCCTCCTCTCCCACGATCGTGAGTCGGGAGATCAACGAGCCCGCCGAGGCTGCCCCTAGCCCGGCCTGGGGTCGTCAAGACACCGCCATCTAG
- the proC gene encoding pyrroline-5-carboxylate reductase, with translation MSAPSLGVVGLGRMARALLLPLLEAGIVERAGVRAVVASDASAKRLSLEHCLELGLEVGTDPAQAWRAPVVILAVKPQQLEQAAEAAALAASTAEAAGEAETAGGLLISVLAGVKLGRLQALFPTWQCVRAVPNTPAMVRSGLTGLAFADSVTSEQRAWVGELFALVGEVHHLPEAQLDAFLALTSSGPAFVALVAEAMADGAVAAGLPRVLAHRLAHRTLAGTAALLAQQDLHPGQLKDMVSSPGGTTIAGLRALEKAGLRSALIEAVLAAAQRSRELA, from the coding sequence TTGTCTGCTCCTTCCTTAGGTGTGGTGGGCCTGGGCCGGATGGCCCGGGCCTTGCTGTTGCCGCTGCTTGAGGCGGGAATTGTTGAGCGTGCGGGGGTGAGGGCTGTGGTGGCAAGCGATGCCTCCGCAAAACGCCTCAGCCTCGAGCACTGCCTGGAGCTTGGCCTGGAGGTGGGCACCGATCCTGCCCAGGCCTGGCGTGCCCCAGTGGTGATCCTGGCGGTTAAACCCCAGCAGCTTGAGCAGGCGGCAGAGGCTGCGGCCCTTGCTGCCAGCACGGCAGAGGCTGCTGGGGAGGCCGAAACAGCTGGCGGCCTGCTTATTTCGGTGTTGGCCGGCGTAAAGCTTGGGCGGCTCCAGGCGCTTTTCCCCACTTGGCAGTGTGTGCGGGCCGTGCCCAATACGCCGGCGATGGTGCGCAGCGGTCTGACGGGCTTGGCCTTTGCCGATTCTGTAACCAGCGAACAGCGGGCCTGGGTTGGCGAGTTGTTTGCCCTGGTGGGTGAGGTTCACCACCTGCCCGAGGCCCAATTGGATGCCTTTTTGGCGCTCACCTCATCGGGGCCAGCCTTTGTGGCCCTAGTTGCCGAGGCCATGGCGGATGGGGCCGTGGCCGCAGGCCTGCCCCGGGTCCTGGCCCACCGCTTGGCCCACCGCACCTTGGCCGGCACGGCCGCCCTATTGGCCCAGCAGGATTTGCACCCCGGCCAGCTCAAGGACATGGTCAGCAGCCCTGGGGGCACCACCATCGCCGGGCTGAGGGCCCTGGAGAAGGCGGGACTGCGCTCTGCCCTGATTGAGGCCGTGCTGGCCGCCGCCCAACGCAGCCGGGAATTGGCCTAA
- the plsY gene encoding glycerol-3-phosphate 1-O-acyltransferase PlsY, whose translation MFSATPLLLLLAGYMLGSLPSGYLAGRWLAGIDIRREGSGSTGATNVLRVVGKGPALVVFLVDVLKGTGAVLLAKAVLEPQALALGAAPSWQIDSWVVLAGLAALAGHIWPVWLGFRGGKAVATGLGMLLGVSWPVGLACFGIFLSVLSFSRIVSLSSVVAALSLPLLMLGSFGAGGIRPAYLCLALLTTVLVVWRHRSNIERLLAGTEPKLGKGKA comes from the coding sequence ATGTTTTCCGCCACTCCCCTGTTACTGCTACTTGCTGGCTACATGCTGGGCTCCCTGCCGAGTGGCTACCTGGCCGGCCGCTGGCTGGCCGGAATTGATATTCGCCGGGAAGGCTCCGGTTCCACCGGAGCCACCAATGTGTTGCGGGTGGTGGGCAAGGGCCCGGCCCTAGTGGTGTTTCTGGTGGATGTGCTCAAGGGCACCGGCGCGGTGCTGCTGGCCAAAGCCGTGCTGGAGCCCCAGGCCCTGGCCCTGGGAGCCGCCCCCTCCTGGCAAATCGACAGCTGGGTGGTGCTGGCCGGCCTGGCGGCCCTGGCAGGCCACATCTGGCCGGTGTGGCTGGGATTTCGGGGTGGCAAGGCGGTAGCCACCGGCCTGGGCATGTTGTTGGGGGTCTCCTGGCCCGTGGGCCTGGCCTGTTTTGGCATCTTTTTGAGCGTGCTGAGCTTCAGCCGAATTGTTTCTCTCTCAAGCGTGGTGGCCGCCCTCAGCCTGCCCCTCCTAATGCTGGGATCCTTTGGGGCAGGCGGCATCCGGCCCGCCTACCTGTGTTTAGCCCTGCTCACCACGGTGCTGGTGGTTTGGCGGCACCGCAGCAACATCGAGCGCCTGCTGGCTGGCACCGAACCAAAGCTGGGCAAGGGAAAGGCTTAG